One window from the genome of Natrialba magadii ATCC 43099 encodes:
- a CDS encoding HEAT repeat domain-containing protein: MSDDEPQDGDGVQEPEPEPEQSADLDAIEADLETFATDIEALENDLEEAETEDDLDVVEADLDEFRTELESVEIPDPPETDEEDEDDEDDEPAREEELQDTYDDIESDLSDLESDLEDQRGPYGEDVVSEIDGVSGTITGTRWTFEGDEELIEATDAFLADVNGLLGTSLELPSGLEPASGAELGEKGDEEGNVPEKLDEALDEATAAVENADLDADDDAETIAGLLEATDDFESEVDDATEWTDLEVREQLRREGFYDVLDHIKDFPPEWHALKVHEKRGNVEQILLAYDSLDSDFMEKHCLEALERMGPEEAIDTMVQKAGRRDEHAISILGKIGVASDEVVDALVDYVDSNPALQKPSFRALGELGAEDAVEPLAQQLAADDADVRSWAARALGMIGDTRTIDPLADVLADDEEDRVRASAAWALNQIGTADALEIVAEYDDDRAYLVQAEAENADLEPVA; this comes from the coding sequence ATGAGCGACGACGAACCGCAGGACGGAGACGGCGTACAGGAACCAGAGCCAGAACCAGAGCAATCCGCCGACTTAGACGCCATCGAAGCCGATCTCGAGACATTCGCAACAGACATCGAGGCACTCGAGAACGACCTCGAGGAAGCGGAGACCGAAGACGACCTTGACGTCGTCGAAGCCGACCTCGACGAATTCCGGACCGAACTCGAGTCCGTCGAAATTCCGGACCCACCTGAGACGGACGAGGAGGACGAAGACGACGAGGACGACGAACCCGCGCGCGAGGAGGAACTGCAGGACACTTACGACGACATCGAGAGTGACCTTTCGGATCTCGAGTCCGACCTGGAAGACCAGCGCGGTCCCTACGGCGAGGATGTCGTCAGCGAAATCGACGGCGTCAGCGGAACGATTACGGGCACCCGCTGGACGTTTGAAGGCGACGAAGAACTGATCGAGGCGACCGACGCCTTCCTCGCGGACGTGAACGGCCTGCTCGGTACCAGTCTCGAACTCCCGTCCGGCCTCGAACCCGCAAGCGGTGCCGAACTGGGCGAGAAGGGCGACGAAGAGGGCAACGTCCCCGAAAAGCTGGACGAAGCCCTCGACGAGGCGACTGCAGCCGTCGAGAACGCCGACCTCGATGCGGACGACGATGCGGAGACGATCGCCGGCCTCCTCGAGGCGACCGACGACTTCGAGAGCGAGGTCGACGACGCCACCGAGTGGACCGATCTCGAAGTCCGCGAACAGCTCCGCCGCGAGGGCTTTTATGACGTGCTCGACCACATCAAGGACTTCCCGCCGGAGTGGCACGCCCTCAAGGTCCACGAGAAGCGCGGTAACGTCGAGCAGATCCTGCTCGCCTACGACAGCCTCGACTCCGACTTCATGGAGAAACACTGCCTCGAGGCGCTCGAACGCATGGGTCCCGAGGAGGCAATCGACACGATGGTCCAGAAGGCCGGCCGGCGTGATGAACACGCGATCAGCATCCTCGGCAAGATCGGCGTCGCAAGCGACGAGGTCGTCGACGCGCTGGTCGACTACGTCGACTCGAACCCGGCACTTCAGAAGCCATCCTTCCGTGCACTCGGCGAACTGGGTGCCGAGGACGCAGTCGAGCCCCTCGCCCAACAGCTTGCCGCCGACGACGCAGACGTCCGTAGCTGGGCGGCCCGCGCACTCGGGATGATCGGTGACACCCGCACAATCGACCCGCTTGCAGACGTGCTCGCAGACGACGAGGAAGACCGCGTTCGCGCGAGCGCCGCCTGGGCGCTCAACCAGATCGGCACGGCCGATGCACTCGAGATCGTCGCCGAGTACGACGACGACCGAGCGTATCTCGTGCAAGCCGAAGCCGAGAACGCGGATCTCGAGCCTGTCGCCTGA
- a CDS encoding phospholipase D-like domain-containing protein, protein MSGSSGRAIALCALLACSLLSGLTVGIWGVAAATPLSVSSAGPSGSPPMSTPADSVTCPVDHRSPTTQDATQPRLVEVAPNPTTDQNVGEFVVLETPPKTHVGNWTLTDGHTTAPLPNETVSGRTALSTAPNATTDLTDDPVIELEGSIRFAADGDVLELRNGSTTVDTVEYDRAPLAQRWYRGSTADSDTDIAADANASVTAGTADSTEPADTNGQWWPHDATCVPPTNSKVSTATAFVLPDEPAVPLETIRSAEDRLLLAGYTITSSEIADELVAAAERGVEVAVLIEASPVGGTPAASEPVLESLLESDVDVGATGGEGARYRFHHPKYAVADDTVLVTTENWGPSGVGGESSRGWGVVLEDPTLAAELADIFEADFDGWDTVSGEAYLADTSFVEDDDGFGADVSPSYPTEHDAEGVSTTSAELLVAPDNAEPRLQTLIADADDEILLKQASIDPSLSLLEETVDAARRGVDVRILLDSTWYHEDDNEALAADLEQLAETEELPIDVRLVDDTDRFEKIHAKGVVIDREVAVVGSANWNENAFENNREVMLALHGSEAAAYYAAVFDTDWEGDSWSLSLGTVVIVLLALAFAALVGRRYIRFGDETERVKPEEKSR, encoded by the coding sequence ATGTCCGGCAGTTCGGGACGGGCAATCGCGCTCTGTGCACTCCTCGCGTGTAGTCTCCTCAGTGGACTCACTGTGGGTATCTGGGGCGTTGCTGCCGCGACGCCGTTGTCAGTGAGTTCGGCTGGCCCGTCCGGCTCTCCACCCATGTCCACGCCGGCTGACAGCGTCACCTGCCCCGTTGACCACCGTTCGCCGACCACGCAGGACGCGACACAGCCTCGACTCGTCGAAGTCGCACCCAACCCGACCACCGACCAGAACGTCGGCGAGTTCGTCGTCCTCGAGACGCCACCCAAAACCCACGTCGGGAACTGGACGCTCACCGACGGCCACACGACTGCACCGCTGCCCAACGAGACCGTTTCGGGGCGTACCGCGCTGAGTACGGCCCCGAACGCGACGACAGACCTGACCGACGACCCCGTCATCGAACTCGAGGGCTCGATTCGGTTCGCTGCTGACGGCGACGTACTCGAGTTACGGAACGGATCGACCACAGTCGACACCGTCGAGTACGACCGCGCCCCGCTGGCACAGCGGTGGTATCGGGGGTCGACGGCGGACAGCGACACCGACATCGCTGCCGACGCCAACGCCAGCGTCACCGCTGGTACCGCCGACAGCACCGAACCCGCCGACACCAACGGCCAGTGGTGGCCCCACGACGCAACCTGCGTCCCACCGACCAACAGCAAGGTGTCGACCGCCACCGCGTTCGTCCTTCCTGACGAGCCTGCCGTCCCACTCGAGACGATCCGATCCGCTGAGGACCGACTCCTGCTCGCCGGCTACACGATCACGTCCAGCGAAATCGCGGACGAACTCGTCGCCGCAGCCGAGCGCGGCGTCGAGGTGGCCGTCCTGATCGAAGCCAGCCCCGTCGGCGGCACGCCGGCCGCGAGCGAGCCGGTACTCGAGTCGCTCCTCGAAAGCGACGTCGACGTTGGCGCAACTGGTGGCGAGGGCGCACGCTACCGGTTCCATCACCCGAAGTATGCTGTCGCGGACGACACGGTGCTTGTGACGACCGAGAACTGGGGGCCGTCGGGCGTCGGTGGCGAATCGAGTCGCGGCTGGGGCGTGGTACTCGAGGACCCAACGCTCGCAGCCGAATTGGCGGACATTTTCGAGGCGGATTTCGACGGCTGGGACACCGTCTCCGGTGAGGCGTATCTGGCTGATACCTCGTTCGTCGAAGACGACGATGGTTTCGGTGCGGATGTCTCTCCATCGTACCCGACAGAACACGATGCGGAAGGGGTCTCGACGACGAGCGCTGAGTTACTGGTCGCGCCGGATAACGCCGAGCCCCGACTCCAGACGCTCATCGCCGACGCCGATGACGAGATTCTCCTCAAACAGGCCAGCATCGATCCAAGCCTGTCCCTACTCGAGGAGACGGTCGACGCAGCGCGACGTGGTGTCGACGTTCGGATCCTGCTCGACTCGACGTGGTACCACGAGGACGACAACGAGGCCCTGGCGGCGGATCTCGAGCAACTGGCAGAGACGGAGGAGTTACCGATCGACGTTCGACTGGTCGACGACACTGACCGGTTCGAGAAGATTCACGCCAAAGGCGTCGTCATCGACCGCGAGGTTGCCGTCGTCGGCAGCGCGAACTGGAACGAGAACGCCTTCGAGAACAATCGGGAGGTCATGCTCGCTCTGCACGGCTCGGAGGCAGCAGCGTACTACGCAGCCGTCTTCGATACGGACTGGGAGGGAGACTCCTGGTCGCTCTCGCTGGGAACGGTCGTCATCGTACTGCTCGCGCTCGCGTTCGCAGCGCTCGTCGGTCGGCGATACATTCGGTTCGGTGACGAGACCGAGAGAGTGAAACCGGAGGAAAAATCACGGTAA
- a CDS encoding metal-dependent transcriptional regulator, translating to MNTADQYLKAIYLAQRIEEGPASTGTLADLLEVSPASVNEMIGKLEDQGLVEHEKYKGATLTDEGLGRAHDALQTYCIIERFLTNVLEVEEFRDEARALESVIDDTVADRLDTIIDRPDECPDCFDPELDHCERLESPGTGTQCD from the coding sequence ATGAACACGGCAGACCAATATCTCAAGGCGATCTATCTCGCACAGCGGATTGAAGAGGGCCCAGCCTCGACCGGCACACTCGCGGACCTGCTCGAAGTCAGTCCGGCGAGCGTCAACGAAATGATCGGCAAACTCGAAGACCAGGGCCTCGTTGAGCACGAGAAGTACAAAGGTGCCACGCTCACGGACGAGGGGCTCGGGCGCGCCCACGATGCGCTCCAGACCTACTGCATCATCGAGCGGTTTCTCACCAACGTCCTCGAGGTCGAGGAGTTCCGCGACGAGGCACGCGCGTTGGAGAGCGTCATCGACGATACGGTCGCCGACCGTCTCGATACGATCATCGACCGGCCGGACGAGTGTCCGGACTGCTTCGATCCCGAACTGGATCACTGCGAGCGACTCGAGAGTCCCGGCACTGGGACGCAGTGTGATTGA
- the sufD gene encoding Fe-S cluster assembly protein SufD, whose amino-acid sequence MSAATHTEVHANLTDEQVRQISDELDEPEWLLETRLDALEALESLDMPDVIRTPGRDWTNLHELDYESLVDPLNAAENKDQVGPEEAEVLAWSEAVNEHEELLKEHFGSVVDPQENYLTALSTALFSTGTVIYVPEGVDAEGVTVRTEQNSRSLFNYTLVVTEESSSVTILERQSTGEEQDEQYYSGIVEIVAGENSNVQYGSLQNLSEEAYNFTLKRGDADTYATIDWIEANLGTQLTKSGVETELNGDGSESQIVGAFYGHNDQHFDIDARVWHRAEHTTADLVTRGVTDDVARSVYEGVQDVGRSAWDTSSYQRENTLMLSDESEADASPKLIINNHDTEASHSATVGQIDQEDLLYMTSRGVQPRDARNMLVEGFFVPVLEEIAVDELRDDLEELIAARLRKRD is encoded by the coding sequence ATGAGCGCAGCAACGCACACAGAGGTACACGCCAATCTGACGGACGAACAGGTACGCCAGATCTCCGACGAGCTGGACGAGCCCGAGTGGCTGCTCGAGACCCGTCTCGACGCGCTCGAGGCACTCGAGTCCCTCGACATGCCGGACGTCATCCGGACGCCGGGTCGCGACTGGACGAACCTCCACGAACTCGACTACGAGTCGCTCGTGGATCCGCTGAACGCGGCGGAGAACAAGGACCAGGTCGGCCCGGAAGAGGCCGAGGTCCTCGCCTGGAGCGAGGCCGTCAACGAGCACGAGGAGCTCTTGAAGGAGCACTTCGGCAGCGTTGTCGATCCCCAGGAGAACTACCTGACGGCGCTCTCGACGGCGCTGTTTAGCACCGGAACGGTCATCTACGTCCCAGAAGGTGTTGACGCCGAGGGCGTGACGGTCCGGACCGAGCAGAACTCCCGCTCGCTGTTCAACTACACGCTCGTCGTCACCGAGGAGTCGAGTTCGGTCACGATCCTCGAACGCCAGTCGACCGGCGAGGAGCAGGACGAACAGTACTACAGCGGCATCGTTGAAATCGTCGCCGGCGAGAACAGCAACGTCCAGTACGGCAGCCTCCAGAACCTCTCGGAGGAGGCCTACAACTTCACGCTCAAGCGTGGCGACGCCGACACGTACGCGACGATCGACTGGATCGAGGCCAACCTCGGCACCCAGCTGACGAAGTCCGGCGTCGAGACCGAACTCAACGGCGACGGCTCCGAGAGCCAGATCGTCGGTGCGTTCTACGGTCACAACGACCAGCACTTCGACATCGACGCGCGAGTCTGGCACCGCGCCGAACACACGACGGCCGACCTCGTCACCCGCGGCGTCACCGACGACGTCGCCCGCTCGGTCTACGAGGGCGTGCAGGACGTCGGCCGCAGCGCGTGGGACACCAGCTCCTACCAGCGTGAGAACACGCTCATGCTCTCCGATGAGTCCGAGGCCGACGCCTCGCCGAAGCTGATCATCAACAACCACGACACCGAGGCTTCCCACAGCGCCACGGTGGGTCAGATCGATCAGGAAGACCTCCTGTACATGACCTCGCGCGGCGTCCAGCCACGTGACGCGCGGAACATGCTCGTCGAAGGCTTCTTCGTGCCGGTACTCGAGGAGATTGCCGTCGACGAACTGCGCGACGACTTAGAAGAGCTGATCGCAGCGCGGCTCCGCAAGCGCGACTAA
- the sufB gene encoding Fe-S cluster assembly protein SufB, which yields MSSEQDHLKETDTEARFEFKKEQNAAVKSDKGLTEEVIRMISEDKDEPDWMLERRLRALKQYHNMPMPTDWPGQPDLTELDVEEIVPYIRPDVDKREGVDDWTELPDEIKDTFDKLGIPEAEKNALSGVGAQYESEIVYQNMQDQWEEKGVIFMNMDRAVQEHPELVKEHFMTTCVPASDNKFAALHGAVWSGGSFVYVPEGVTVEMPVQAYFRMNSEGMGQFEHTLIIAEEGSEVHYIEGCSAPKYGVHNLHSGGVEVFVEEDAHVQYSTVQNWSKNTFNLNTKRAIVEENGTMEWISGSMGSKATMLYPCSILKGRGATDTHITIAFAGEGQDIDTGAKVYHNAPETKSTIESKSISKDGGRTNYRGLVHIADGAENSSTAVECDALMFDNESTSDTMPYMEIEESKVDVAHEATVGKIGDEDIFYLQSRGLDDDDAKKMIVAGFIEPITEELPIEYAVELNRLIELEMEGSLG from the coding sequence ATGAGTTCCGAACAAGATCACCTCAAAGAAACCGACACCGAGGCGCGCTTCGAGTTCAAGAAGGAGCAAAACGCCGCCGTCAAGTCCGACAAGGGCCTGACCGAGGAGGTCATCCGCATGATCTCCGAGGACAAGGACGAGCCCGACTGGATGCTCGAGCGGCGTCTGCGCGCGCTCAAGCAGTACCACAACATGCCGATGCCGACGGACTGGCCCGGGCAGCCGGATCTGACCGAGCTGGACGTCGAGGAAATCGTCCCCTACATCCGCCCGGACGTCGACAAGCGCGAAGGCGTTGACGACTGGACGGAGCTGCCAGACGAGATCAAGGACACCTTCGACAAGCTGGGCATTCCAGAAGCCGAGAAGAACGCCCTCTCGGGCGTCGGCGCCCAGTACGAGTCCGAAATCGTCTACCAGAACATGCAGGATCAGTGGGAAGAGAAGGGTGTCATCTTCATGAACATGGACCGCGCGGTCCAGGAGCACCCTGAGCTCGTCAAAGAGCACTTCATGACGACCTGCGTCCCAGCAAGCGACAACAAGTTCGCCGCACTCCACGGTGCCGTCTGGTCCGGCGGCTCGTTCGTCTACGTCCCAGAGGGCGTCACCGTCGAAATGCCGGTCCAGGCGTACTTCCGCATGAACTCCGAGGGGATGGGCCAGTTCGAGCACACGCTCATCATCGCCGAGGAGGGCTCGGAAGTCCACTACATCGAGGGCTGTTCCGCACCAAAGTACGGTGTTCACAACCTCCACAGCGGCGGTGTGGAGGTCTTCGTCGAAGAAGACGCTCACGTCCAGTACTCGACCGTCCAGAACTGGTCGAAGAACACGTTCAACCTGAACACCAAGCGCGCCATCGTCGAAGAGAACGGGACGATGGAGTGGATTTCGGGCAGCATGGGTTCGAAGGCCACCATGCTCTACCCGTGCTCGATCCTCAAGGGTCGCGGCGCGACGGACACCCACATTACCATCGCCTTCGCGGGCGAGGGCCAGGACATCGACACCGGCGCAAAGGTCTACCACAACGCACCCGAGACGAAGTCGACCATCGAGTCCAAGTCGATCTCGAAGGACGGCGGCCGCACCAACTACCGCGGGCTCGTCCACATCGCCGACGGTGCCGAGAACTCGAGCACCGCCGTCGAGTGTGACGCACTGATGTTCGACAACGAGTCCACCTCGGACACCATGCCGTACATGGAAATCGAGGAGTCGAAGGTCGACGTTGCCCACGAGGCGACCGTCGGCAAGATCGGTGACGAGGACATCTTCTACCTCCAGAGCCGCGGTCTGGACGACGACGACGCCAAGAAGATGATCGTCGCTGGCTTCATCGAGCCGATCACGGAAGAACTGCCGATCGAGTACGCGGTCGAACTCAACCGCCTCATCGAACTCGAGATGGAGGGTAGCCTCGGATAA
- a CDS encoding ABC transporter ATP-binding protein — MARLELSNLHAEVADGDEKILEGVNLEVKSGEIHALMGPNGSGKSTTAKVIAGHPAYEVTEGEVLLHLEEGEFGDEIEIDDDQRSWNILDLEPNERAALGIFLGFQYPAEIEGVTMTNFLRTALNAKIDEREELFEDEDADEDDEEDEGFETSPMEGPADEGEVGVAEFQQILQEKMEELDMDERFAQRYLNAGFSGGEKKQNEVLQAAILEPSIAVLDEIDSGLDIDRLQDVSNGINALRDEQGTGILQITHYQRILDYVEPDHVHVMLDGQIAKSGDASLAAELEDKGYDWVREEVYGTA; from the coding sequence ATGGCACGCCTCGAACTATCCAACCTGCACGCAGAAGTAGCAGATGGCGACGAGAAGATCCTCGAGGGCGTCAACCTCGAGGTCAAGTCGGGCGAAATTCACGCCCTGATGGGACCGAACGGCTCCGGGAAGTCGACGACCGCGAAGGTCATCGCCGGCCACCCGGCCTACGAGGTTACCGAGGGTGAGGTCCTGCTCCACCTGGAGGAGGGCGAGTTCGGTGACGAAATCGAGATCGACGACGACCAGCGCAGCTGGAACATCCTCGATCTTGAACCGAACGAGCGCGCCGCGCTCGGTATTTTCCTCGGCTTCCAGTACCCAGCCGAGATTGAGGGCGTCACGATGACGAACTTCCTCCGCACGGCGCTCAACGCCAAGATCGACGAGCGCGAAGAGCTCTTCGAGGACGAGGACGCCGACGAGGACGACGAAGAGGACGAAGGCTTCGAGACCTCGCCGATGGAAGGCCCAGCGGACGAAGGCGAAGTCGGCGTCGCCGAGTTCCAGCAGATCCTCCAGGAGAAGATGGAGGAACTCGACATGGACGAGCGCTTCGCACAGCGCTACCTCAACGCCGGCTTCTCCGGCGGTGAGAAGAAGCAGAACGAAGTCCTTCAGGCCGCAATCCTCGAGCCATCGATCGCCGTCCTCGACGAGATCGACTCCGGGCTCGACATCGACCGCCTGCAGGACGTCTCGAACGGCATCAACGCCCTTCGAGACGAGCAAGGCACCGGTATTCTCCAGATTACCCACTACCAGCGCATCCTCGACTACGTCGAGCCAGACCACGTCCACGTCATGCTCGACGGTCAAATCGCAAAGAGCGGCGACGCCTCGCTCGCAGCGGAACTCGAGGACAAGGGGTACGACTGGGTTCGCGAAGAAGTCTACGGCACCGCGTAA